In one bacterium BMS3Abin11 genomic region, the following are encoded:
- a CDS encoding phd_YefM has product MKLSESVKPISYLKSHTAEVLRDVSEGQRTMVITQHGEARAVLQDIASYEQTQESLALLKMLAQSSKSIQEGRSKPIKKAFADVRKHIREITE; this is encoded by the coding sequence ATGAAATTGAGTGAATCGGTAAAACCCATCAGCTACTTGAAAAGCCACACCGCCGAGGTTCTGCGGGACGTCAGCGAGGGGCAACGTACCATGGTGATCACACAACACGGCGAAGCCAGGGCAGTGCTCCAGGACATTGCCAGTTATGAACAAACCCAGGAATCTCTGGCGCTGCTCAAGATGCTGGCCCAAAGTTCCAAAAGTATTCAGGAAGGCCGCAGCAAACCCATCAAAAAAGCCTTTGCAGATGTTCGCAAACATATTCGGGAAATCACTGAGTGA